Proteins from a single region of Eremothecium gossypii ATCC 10895 chromosome VI, complete sequence:
- the IOC3 gene encoding Ioc3p (Syntenic homolog of Saccharomyces cerevisiae YFR013W (IOC3) and YOL017W (ESC8)) — translation MAEVIDLEKEIGEEHGGARPTEDGETAQVAEGKGRKVQMTFDQFKEVRVTKAGDGLRKSSRVVPKRKAESDEESAAAEEARKRKAAKRAADDEARKRAAKSKASKKQPAKPKAKVPVVKSKAAGKSVSSAAAEEVREPQLGDELWSSCVPLLTADFKNNTPAVSRMKHPHMKPAPFAKDLIVFMNFINKFNQFLPVDLWGVSIQDLQIGLELYPSEQDEQPARLYQDYVAPRDLKHCQDLVNLFFLCLLKLTLNQNSATDMSSLSNGKPFHKLIQQLRGKAYEFGYPPEWRQPAFPGEPKVESARLLPEEVGESKNPEVLTSEVPNWHLRLPLEPRLNPLYSTELEKYGVLSLSPQDRLILLRSLVQWCISYSDKIHGEIYRLSHLKKDPTFGIQTSHAPRHLAHGLTETKQHFKKLCTMLMQKLEIRAQKKHIKKQLESGKQLPLSRKLKTLNELKESMEEYRRAYEAQEGDDRDQEFDPLDVSLNRDYSKWCELLQGEIYDNPMANPYEDDIYKLRNQEFFIGRVPHVGDFYLPRLFTYQNVAKKKDWIPSNYTDPRSLEKLFEDFQGNKHNAVTLFGKNAKMMSLEFKLYYHYTPGMVKDLVTGKPTKDKVYWYEMCHNTETLLDFIKLLEFKLVKETPDDSVSNGPAPRESPKTIPPVPKEYVGWNTNPMPKESKYNKSRAKLQVLKDYLEKMYFFLLRFEQLKTQYGDLLISDRSLRRSQRSRVNYTEEYGPNDRDEYESVEGAPDAEDEEQAEDQEEEEEEEYRDDMDSISDDEDEEHAPGQPRRLRRNRTSTPPVVPESRSARSARRRADKS, via the coding sequence ATGGCAGAAGTCATAGACTTGGAGAAGGAGATTGGGGAGGAGCATGGGGGAGCGAGGCCGACGGAGGACGGCGAGACGGCGCAGGTAGCGGAAGGGAAGGGGCGCAAGGTGCAGATGACGTTTGACCAGTTTAAGGAGGTGCGGGTGACGAAGGCGGGCGACGGGCTGCGCAAGTCGAGCCGGGTGGTACCGAAGCGCAAGGCCGAGAGCGATGAGgagagcgcggcggcggaaGAGGCGCGCAAGCGGAAGGCGGCGAAGCGGGCGGCGGACGACGAGGCGCGCAAGCGGGCGGCCAAGAGCAAGGCGTCCAAGAAGCAGCCGGCGAAGCCGAAGGCGAAGGTGCCTGTGGTGAAGAGCAAGGCGGCGGGCAAGAGCGTgtcgagcgcggcggcggaggaggtGCGCGAGCCACAGCTGGGGGACGAGCTGTGGTCGTCGTGCGTGCCGCTGCTGACGGCGGACTTCAAGAACAACACGCCCGCGGTGTCGCGCATGAAGCACCCGCACATGAAGCCGGCGCCGTTCGCGAAGGACCTAATCGTGTTCATGAACTTCATCAACAAGTTCAACCAGTTCTTGCCAGTCGACCTGTGGGGCGTGTCGATCCAGGACCTGCAGATCGGACTGGAGCTGTATCCGAGCGAGCAGGATGAGCAGCCGGCGCGCCTGTACCAAGACTATGTCGCGCCCCGGGACCTCAAGCATTGCCAGGACCTGGTGAACCTGTTTTTCTTGTGCCTGTTGAAGCTCACGCTGAACCAGAACTCGGCCACAGACATGAGTTCCCTCTCGAACGGGAAGCCGTTTCACAAGTTGATACAGCAGCTGCGGGGCAAGGCATACGAGTTTGGGTATCCGCCCGAGTGGCGCCAGCCCGCGTTTCCAGGCGAGCCGAAGGTGGAATCTGCCCGGTTGCTTCCGGAGGAGGTTGGCGAGAGCAAGAACCCAGAGGTGCTTACAAGCGAGGTGCCCAACTGGCACCTACGTCTGCCTCTGGAGCCTAGACTGAATCCCCTGTACTCGACAGAGCTGGAGAAGTACGGGGTTCTTTCCCTTAGTCCGCAAGATCGCCTCATTCTGCTTCGCAGCTTAGTGCAGTGGTGCATTTCGTACTCGGATAAGATCCATGGCGAGATCTACAGATTGTCGCACCTAAAGAAGGACCCGACGTTCGGGATTCAGACCTCCCACGCGCCGAGACATTTGGCGCACGGACTTACAGAGACCAAGCAACACTTTAAGAAATTGTGCACCATGCTCATGCAGAAGCTGGAGATCAGGGCACAAAAGAAGCATATAAAGAAGCAGCTTGAGTCCGGgaagcagctgccgctATCCCGCAAGTTGAAAACATTGAACGAGCTGAAGGAGTCGATGGAGGAATACAGACGTGCGTACGAGGCCCAAGAGGGTGATGATAGAGATCAAGAGTTTGATCCTTTGGACGTAAGCTTGAACAGAGATTATTCAAAATGGTGTGAACTCTTGCAGGGAGAAATATACGATAACCCTATGGCCAACCCGTACGAGGATGACATATATAAGCTGCGGAACCAAGAGTTTTTCATTGGGAGAGTGCCCCATGTTGGTGATTTTTACCTGCCTCGCCTCTTCACATACCAGAACGTCGCGAAGAAAAAGGACTGGATACCGTCGAACTATACGGATCCGCGCAGTCTGGAGAAGTTGTTTGAGGATTTCCAGGGGAACAAGCACAACGCAGTCACTCTATTTGGTAAGAATGCCAAGATGATGTCGTTGGAATTCAAGTTGTATTACCACTACACGCCAGGCATGGTCAAAGATCTGGTAACTGGAAAACCAACCAAGGATAAAGTCTACTGGTATGAGATGTGCCATAACACGGAGACTCTGCTGGACTTCATAAAGCTGTTGGAGTTTAAGCTTGTGAAAGAGACCCCGGATGACTCGGTGAGCAATGGGCCTGCCCCACGGGAATCACCGAAAACTATTCCTCCAGTACCAAAGGAGTACGTGGGCTGGAATACAAACCCAATGCCAAAGGAGTCTAAGTATAACAAGTCTCGTGCAAAACTTCAAGTTCTAAAAGACTACTTGGAGAAAATGTACTTTTTTCTGCTACGTTTCGAACAGTTGAAGACCCAATATGGCGATTTGCTTATTTCTGATAGAAGTCTAAGAAGGTCTCAGAGGAGTCGCGTCAATTACACCGAAGAATATGGACCTAATGATCGCGATGAGTACGAGAGTGTGGAGGGTGCGCCTGATGCTGAAGATGAAGAGCAGGCAGAGGACcaggaagaagaagaggaagaggaGTATCGGGATGATATGGATAGCATTTCCGACGACGAAGATGAGGAACATGCGCCCGGGCAGCCACGGAGGCTCCGCAGAAATCGGACATCGACCCCACCGGTTGTCCCTGAATCACGTTCCGCCAGATcggcgaggaggagggcaGACAAATCCTGA
- a CDS encoding phosphatidylinositol-specific phospholipase C (NOHBY656; No homolog in Saccharomyces cerevisiae; Syntenic homolog of Saccharomyces kluyveri SAKL0D07590g): protein MRWPRAVAGNAARVWLLRQRLYYIYVVSQAGAAGAASGTMVDYANWMGEADGSAYVSQLSLPGTHNSAACHMALPSVRCQDCSVSEQLENGVRFLDVRIGKPLLGGKDREGQLKELHVVHGKFPVRIPFPVKFDSTLEEVFRFLDEHPTECVVLSLKQEGADSWDHDHDEFANFVWDHYIAPHADRWYLRNAVPRLDDVRGKAVLFRRFGLVDDARRDGFGIEANWWSYNTTSEDRGAFHVQDFCEVNQTDDITRKADYVKQLLDTAHSFNATNPDTGKMFVNFCSASNFRNPDCWPERIAEKMAECRIYDSVQKGAGVVIIDYAGMNDWRHTRAIVDSNF, encoded by the coding sequence ATGCGCTGGCCTCGGGCCGTTGCAGGGAACGCAGCAAGGGTCTGGTTGCTCCGGCAGCGCTTATACTATATATACGTAGTGTCgcaggcgggcgcggccggcgcggcATCAGGGACAATGGTAGACTACGCTAACTGGATGGGTGAGGCGGACGGCAGCGCGTACGTGTCGCAGCTGTCGCTGCCGGGCACGCACAACAGTGCGGCGTGCCACATGGCGCTGCCGAGCGTGCGGTGCCAGGATTGTAGCGTGAGCGAGCAGCTCGAGAACGGAGTGCGGTTCCTGGATGTGCGGATCGGCAAGCCGCTGCTGGGCGGCAAGGACCGCGAAGGGCAGCTGAAGGAGCTGCACGTGGTGCACGGCAAGTTCCCCGTGCGGATTCCGTTCCCGGTTAAGTTCGACAGCACGCTGGAGGAAGTGTTTCGCTTTCTGGACGAGCACCCCACGGAGTGCGTGGTCCTCTCGCTGAAGCAGGAGGGTGCGGACTCGTGGGACCACGACCACGACGAGTTCGCCAACTTCGTCTGGGATCACTACATCGCGCCGCACGCGGACCGCTGGTACCTGCGCAACGCCGTCCCGCGGCTCGACGACGTTCGCGGCAAGGCCGTGCTGTTCCGCCGCTTCGGCCTCGTCGACGACGCCCGCCGCGACGGCTTTGGCATCGAGGCTAACTGGTGGTCCTATAACACCACCTCCGAGGACCGCGGCGCCTTCCACGTCCAGGACTTCTGCGAGGTCAACCAGACCGATGACATCACGCGCAAGGCCGACTATGtcaagcagctgctggacacCGCTCACTCCTTCAATGCCACCAACCCCGACACGGGAAAGATGTTCGTGAACTTCTGCTCCGCGTCCAACTTCCGCAACCCAGACTGCTGGCCGGAGCGCATCGCCGAGAAGATGGCCGAGTGCCGCATCTACGACAGCGTGCAGAAGGGCGCGGGTGTGGTCATCATCGACTATGCAGGCATGAATGACTGGAGGCACACGCGTGCCATCGTTGATTCCAACTTCTAA
- the PTR3 gene encoding Ptr3p (Syntenic homolog of Saccharomyces cerevisiae YFR029W (PTR3)), with protein MLLDDVLQELEQNIVLAREILSVGEPDVDGTVRCKVKYGKVEDASMLRCGCIVSEALVVALAGLGAAVACPVCGHVGLEIVGAVGPLRSLHEQLEFYRQSWAGERLTTAEEGGSASVGRQQSLLGLFHKAAARAASPPHEAGVAGGAAVQRAAAARGEVADSLAWTSVAEEREFYFVKCFPMYRRRQQFATHAKFLRTKSKLFVHTCISPGCERFVLLSETKWEVYDITAADKPVLMCCGKSTGEYGPCFSRLRESPAPELGHPGLPDRWKHMYCRISKELLVISGTKGYIRVFDLLQNGRPIYTHNTGFPIRCIDLDPKGHVIACGITGRDRATGSDQALIVFQRVLHKPEKIEFPPQVTIALPYRDPINTLQFSSDGLYLSCTTALESRFLVISLKSVSEPRLVMKSLRSIDTALESEGVTSAKLFPGNPNLMCVTSVAFNSPPIVVNTKIESIDGVHTVAQPTMLLRLEELGSKIYSCEVSPRNDAIAFLDRNGTVYLMFAPTIMGNETRRIVAVDIVANASRACEAASMKFNSDGHKLYILDRKGILHVQDFAYGLPHHHEVTKCKQVN; from the coding sequence ATGCTTTTGGACGACGTGTTGCAAGAGCTGGAGCAGAACATTGTGCTGGCCAGGGAGATACTGTCGGTAGGTGAGCCGGATGTGGACGGGACGGTGCGTTGCAAGGTCAAGTACGGGAAGGTCGAGGATGCGAGCATGCTGCGGTGCGGGTGCATAGTATCGGaggcgctggtggtggCGCTGGCGGGGCTCGGGGCGGCAGTGGCGTGTCCGGTATGCGGGCACGTGGGATTGGAGATCGTGGGTGCAGTGGGACCACTGCGGAGTCTTCACGAGCAGCTCGAATTTTATCGGCAGAGCTGGGCGGGGGAACGGCTCACGACGGCGGAGGAGGGCGGATCTGCGAGCGTGGGACGGCAGCAGTCGCTGCTGGGGCTGTTCCACAAggctgcggcgcgggcagcaAGCCCGCCGCACGAGGCCGGGGTCGCAGGGGGTGCTGCCGTGCAGAGggccgcagcggcgcgcggcgagGTGGCGGACAGCCTGGCGTGGACTTCTGTGGCCGAGGAGAGGGAGTTCTACTTCGTGAAGTGCTTCCCGATGTaccggcggcggcagcagtTTGCCACGCACGCGAAGTTCCTGCGCACGAAGTCGAAGCTCTTTGTGCATACCTGTATCTCGCCGGGCTGCGAGCGGTTTGTGCTGCTGTCCGAGACAAAGTGGGAGGTGTACGACATCACGGCCGCGGATAAGCCCGTGTTGATGTGCTGCGGAAAGTCGACGGGAGAGTACGGGCCCTGCTTCAGCCGCTTGCGCGAGTCGCCTGCGCCGGAATTGGGACATCCGGGACTACCGGACCGCTGGAAGCACATGTATTGCCGCATCTCGAAAGAGCTGCTCGTAATCTCCGGCACAAAGGGGTACATCCGCGTGTTTGATCTGCTGCAGAACGGGAGGCCGATCTACACGCACAACACTGGGTTCCCCATTCGCTGCATCGACCTGGATCCAAAGGGCCACGTGATTGCTTGTGGCATCACTGGGCGCGACAGGGCTACCGGCTCAGACCAGGCGCTCATAGTCTTTCAGCGGGTTTTGCACAAACCGGAGAAGATAGAGTTTCCGCCGCAGGTAACAATTGCCCTGCCATACCGCGACCCGATCAATACGTTGCAGTTCTCTTCAGATGGCTTGTACCTCTCTTGCACCACCGCCCTGGAGTCTCGGTTCCTGGTAATCTCGCTGAAAAGCGTCTCGGAACCTCGGCTGGTCATGAAATCACTGCGTTCCATCGACACTGCCCTTGAGTCTGAGGGCGTAACATCCGCTAAGTTATTCCCGGGCAACCCTAATCTCATGTGCGTGACGTCCGTAGCTTTTAATTCACCGCCAATTGTCGTAAATACAAAGATTGAGTCGATTGACGGTGTCCACACGGTAGCTCAACCAACGATGTTGCTGCGGTTGGAGGAGCTGGGCTCCAAGATCTATTCCTGTGAAGTATCTCCACGCAATGATGCCATTGCCTTCCTAGACCGCAATGGTACTGTCTACCTCATGTTCGCTCCGACCATTATGGGTAATGAAACACGCCGTATAGTTGCAGTGGACATCGTGGCTAATGCATCCCGTGCGTGCGAAGCTGCATCTATGAAGTTCAACAGCGATGGGCATAAACTGTATATTCTTGATCGCAAGGGCATCTTGCATGTTCAGGACTTTGCATATGGACTTCCCCACCATCATGAAGTAACCAAATGCAAGCAGGTCAACTAA
- the AIM22 gene encoding putative lipoate--protein ligase (Syntenic homolog of Saccharomyces cerevisiae YJL046W (AIM22)), with protein sequence MSTTSVMRQIWRIRITRSVRTKTTSAIENVPFELDASTDDKYKTFNNMYVDMFTKADLPAYSTRKAETMSELEELNNEMSELYDIPVLKPGELSTKTKKDGRFILRSTSTDPYFNLALEDYIFQHSPLNQRQDVNKKDLATVGNERLLFYTNDKSVVIGKNQNPWKELYLRNIADRQYEYVRRKSGGGAVVHDLGNVNYSYLTSRERFDRLFFNKQLVRWLAPYNNTVQLNERGDITLGSKKVSGSAFKIGKGKAYHHGTMLVSSDLAQFSGLLKPKDIPGIRWDCRSVESVRSQVQNLQGHCLDTIDEFCQVVVSGYRQMLQEDVPLYYCNESSATTEILAYAEELKSFQWKFMSSPKFTVHLGDISILVEKGIVIQSDLPGTTGLTFYEFVNNLNNNCYNSFIDYKL encoded by the coding sequence ATGAGCACAACATCCGTTATGCGCCAGATATGGCGCATTCGCATTACGAGAAGTGTAAGGACGAAGACCACTAGCGCGATAGAAAACGTGCCATTCGAATTAGATGCATCTACTGATGACAAGTACAAGACGTTCAATAACATGTACGTTGACATGTTCACAAAGGCTGATTTACCCGCATACTCGACCCGAAAAGCGGAGACCATGAGTGAACTTGAAGAGTTAAACAACGAGATGAGCGAGCTATACGATATACCAGTTCTTAAGCCGGGGGAACTCTCTACGAAGACGAAAAAAGATGGTAGGTTTATACTTCGTAGCACATCTACGGACCCATACTTCAACCTTGCACTAGAGGACTACATCTTTCAGCATAGTCCATTAAATCAAAGACAGGATGTTAATAAAAAGGATTTGGCCACTGTTGGCAACGAGCGTTTACTCTTCTATACCAATGATAAATCCGTTGTTATAGGTAAGAATCAAAACCCATGGAAAGAGCTTTATCTCAGAAACATTGCGGACCGTCAGTATGAGTATGTGCGTCGCAAGTCTGGCGGTGGCGCTGTGGTGCATGATTTAGGCAATGTAAATTACTCCTATCTGACGTCGCGTGAGAGATTTGACCGTTTATTCTTCAACAAACAGCTTGTGCGTTGGCTCGCGCCGTATAATAACACTGTTCAACTCAACGAAAGAGGTGACATCACCCTAGGGTCCAAGAAGGTGAGCGGCAGTGCATTTAAAATTGGAAAAGGTAAAGCCTACCACCATGGAACAATGCTTGTTTCATCGGATCTGGCACAATTTTCCGGGTTGCTCAAGCCGAAAGACATCCCGGGCATTCGCTGGGATTGCAGAAGTGTGGAAAGCGTAAGGTCGCAGGTTCAGAACTTACAGGGCCACTGTTTGGATACAATTGATGAATTTTGCCAAGTAGTTGTTTCTGGGTATCGTCAAATGCTCCAAGAAGACGTACCTTTATACTATTGTAACGAATCGAGCGCTACAACCGAGATACTTGCATACGCTGAGGAACTTAAGAGCTTCCAGTGGAAGTTTATGTCTAGTCCGAAATTCACAGTCCACCTAGGGGATATTTCAATTCTCGTGGAAAAGGGTATTGTTATCCAGAGTGACCTGCCCGGCACGACAGGCCTGACATTTTACGAATTCGTAAATAATCTCAATAACAACTGTTACAATAGCTTTATAGACTATAAACTCTAG
- the POP4 gene encoding RNase P/RNase MRP complex subunit (Syntenic homolog of Saccharomyces cerevisiae YBR257W (POP4)), producing MDRAQPFIKKCILVKSFTDPSKPIDEKRLLDTLLLQPTDGGLSRHLKKRKANLLKVDGSSMQVKHDNYRNINKNSKVALRAFINGARMAAAQAKKIASDKKLKTRKELNDYLREHHLDIYNSLPRYEQYEPMYTDLWCKYMQELLDLGDGKAKAKPTEQAALQKLSMADYNGCLLNVSKSRNTNMVGVGGIVLWDAQKSFVVVCKGRLVDTLKLLPKKGSVFTFEVPVEGSDPLPYSIIGDRFNYRSADRAGRKFKSRCCDDLLYYIDDDTL from the coding sequence ATGGATCGGGCGCAACCATTTATTAAGAAATGTATACTTGTGAAGTCCTTCACAGATCCTTCTAAACCAATAGATGAAAAGCGGTTGCTGGATACTTTATTACTTCAGCCGACAGATGGAGGCCTCAGCAGACATCTTAAGAAACGGAAAGCAAACCTATTGAAGGTTGATGGCTCTTCAATGCAGGTAAAGCATGATAATTATCGAAATATCAACAAAAATTCGAAGGTCGCCTTAAGAGCTTTTATTAACGGTGCTCGGATGGCCGCCGCACAAGCGAAGAAGATTGCCAGCGATAAAAAGCTCAAGACTCGCAAAGAGCTGAATGACTATCTACGAGAGCATCATCTGGATATATACAATTCACTGCCGAGGTATGAGCAGTATGAGCCAATGTACACTGACTTATGGTGCAAGTACATGCAGGAGTTGCTCGACTTGGGCGACGGCAAGGCAAAGGCGAAGCCTACTGAGCAAGCGGCTCTTCAGAAACTCTCTATGGCAGACTACAATGGCTGCCTGCTAAATGTGAGCAAAAGTCGTAACACGAATATGGTAGGCGTGGGTGGAATTGTGCTCTGGGATGCACAGAAGAGCTTTGTGGTCGTTTGCAAGGGCAGACTAGTTGACACATTAAAACTCCTGCCGAAAAAAGGCAGTGTTTTCACCTTCGAAGTGCCGGTCGAGGGCAGTGACCCTCTGCCATATAGCATTATCGGGGACCGGTTTAACTACCGAAGCGCGGACCGCGCTGGGCGCAAGTTTAAGAGTCGCTGCTGCGACGACTTGCTGTACTACATCGACGACGACACTCTGTAG
- the SHG1 gene encoding Shg1p (Syntenic homolog of Saccharomyces cerevisiae YBR258C (SHG1)): MDNLGQDPAVALAEAFKRKGYLDKLKLSILTEPAHPGTPCSESLEHLIKGRVQKLIRDMVAKDESLLFKNRGSTSAVLEAQLFKSGYNVLNDGDLCVDKLIDEKLHDPTLTAQITELLKQMKETKND; encoded by the coding sequence ATGGACAATCTAGGCCAGGATCCAGCAGTGGCATTGGCCGAGGCGTTTAAACGAAAAGGCTATTTGGACAAGCTCAAACTCTCAATAttgacggagccagcgcATCCCGGCACACCCTGCAGTGAGAGCCTTGAACACTTGATTAAGGGTAGAGTCCAGAAACTGATTAGAGACATGGTGGCCAAAGATGAAAGTCTGCTTTTCAAAAATCGGGGCTCGACAAGCGCGGTACTTGAAGCGCAGCTCTTCAAGTCTGGCTATAATGTGCTGAACGATGGCGACCTCTGTGTGGACAAACTAATAGACGAGAAACTCCATGACCCTACCCTTACGGCACAGATTACGGAACTGCTAAAGCAGATGAAGGAAACCAAAAACGACTGA